The Toxorhynchites rutilus septentrionalis strain SRP chromosome 1, ASM2978413v1, whole genome shotgun sequence genome contains the following window.
ACCTGGAAAAACCGTCGTCGCGAATACATGCAGGTAGGGATCCTCGATCATTCatcaactaatcgaatacttttcagcagtttgttattcgatacgattaatcgttaTCGGATACCTAATCGATTAATTGTCAtattgagagaaataattagttagactaatatttctcatttgcttgaaATTGCTTGACGTTTTAATTAATTGTAATTGTATATTCGAACCGTTATAATTACTTACTTACATTCGAGTTGCTAGTGGTGCTGCGTTAAATGGTCATGGGGCATATAAAACATAAGCTAAGCATTGTGCAAAACACTTTATCCGAAATAATATTAACTCCTTTTGAAACATATGAATTAAAGTTAACTTTTCCATCAAAAATACGTTTTATACAATAGGATAACACGATCTTTAAgagttgatgaaaaaatcttcTATTTTACATTTATTAACATGACCTAATTACATTATATACTTTTCTTAATACATATTAaaaggtctttcagattaaacgctcacgcaaaaaaaaatcgaatagctccttatgaacattttttttcgctccgtcgatggtaacactgcattccccacttcgggacgataatatttggctactcgttcagtctgatcggatagtttctagtgtcaagatgtacaatttacaagaacgtgtatttttagtgaaaccGTGTTACTCGAGCAACTAAAGCCTTAATGAAACCTTGtgctcttatggtaagaatttcaacatttctcgtcgtcgattacttcttcTGGACCGTTGCTATACTAAtaaaccacaaaatttggaggaatttAATtctgttcaccgtttaaaacacaTTATCGAAAAAGGGGTGGTTACATCGAAAATATCgtaaaataaactttattttcgtttattaaaaataaaaatcggttcactttagTAGAAGTtatcaaaatttgttgcgtgagcgtttaatgtCAAAGACCTtgggccttatttccgtatccacttacacttacgtccccactacgcttacatctcacttcacttCTTTGCACCTATTCCCGTTTCCactgtactccgaaaaaaagtccCGGAGTGCCGACGtttaacaaaaaatttttttcgagatttatttatttatttattatacttgtCTTCGATATAAGTCCTAAAGACAgattaatcctatttttaaataCGTTCTTGGATACAGCAAAGTCAAAATTTGAAGACACTTCGTTAAAACGACGGCAACATACATCCAACGGGTTGTTTTGTCCAAAAAGAGTACGATGCACCGGTAGACGAAGAAAAACTGAAAACCGCGTTGTTCTGGCCGGAACGTTGAAATTTATGTTTTCCAGTAGTGCTGAGCAGTCCACATTGTCGTTGAGCATATCGAATATTAAAAGCCGCTGCAGCAGAATACGTCTACTCTCCAAGTCGGAAGGTGTATTAGAGCGCAACGTTGTTCGTAGGGTGGCAACCGGATAGGATCATTCCACGGTAGCAAGCGAAGCGCATAACGAAGGAAGTTCCGTTGAATTCGCTCAATTCGGTTAACCTGAACGGCATGGTATGGCGTCCACACAAGAACGCCATATTCTAGTACGCTACGTACCAGCACACAAAAGATTGTCTTCaagcaatagatttttttaaGAATCCAAGCAGCGAGTATGCTTTAGCTGTTGTTGCTGCTATGTGCTgagaaaagtttattttactgtcaagAAGCACTCCGAGGTCCTTTACAATGCTGACTCTGACGATGCTGTTTGCGGACATTTTATAGTCAAATGTTGTTGTATTTTTGTCCGACAGAAAGAGATGACATTACATTTACTTATGTTGACCTCTATTCCATTTTGCTTTCACCAGTTTAGTCATGCGTCGATATCAGCTTGGATGGCATAGCACTATAGATGACACTACCCGGTAGAATTTGAGGTCGTCGGCGAACATTACCTTCTGCGAATTGATCGAGTGACAGAGATCGTTGACAAACAGCACAAATAAAAGTGGTCCCAGGTTACTACCTTGGGGCACTCCGGATGTGATGTCAAAAGGGACCGAGTTTGCTCCATCTATGCGCACGTACGCACGACGTTCGGTAAAATAGGACAGTATCCAGCGAGTTAACCAAGCGGGTAGGCCCATTTTGCTAAGTTTGTCCACCGCAAGAGAATGAGGAACTCTATCAAATGCTTTTGTGAAGtcgacataaagggtgtgtcacatcaaattgcatcatggaaaaagcgctgtagaaatttaatttttaggaattatatcttcagctttcgcttataatcagataagagtgtatagatcacgttggccatgcttcactgtcaatttttcgtaaatttggaaaaatgtcgtcgaacgaaaaagagcgtcgtgaattaatcctgtgcactcatttcgagaatccggagttgttacatcgggacatcggtaagatgctgggaatcgtccaatccacggtcagcagagtactaaaacgatactccgagaacctaaccatcgaccggaaggtgaagaacggcaaaaatggatgctccgtcagtgaaaaaaatcacaagcgcgtagtttagcagtttagacgtgatccgagaagttcggtccgggatgtcgccaataagctgaatttgttaagttcattcgtccagcggaccaagcagcgggagggcctgcgtacatacaaggttcagaaggctcctaaccgcgacgaaaggcaaaacatggtggggaagacgcgagcccgaaagctgtacaccgaaatgctgacgaagccgcattgcctggtaaaggacgacgaaacctaagtCAAAGCGGCCTAAGTCAaagttcagcgttccggaggagattcgcaagcagaaactatccaagtttgcaaaaaagtacatggtgtggcaagcgatctgctcttgcggaaagcggagcgcccccttcgtgatgaccggcacggtaaacggacaggtttaccttaaggagtgcctacagaaacgcttactaccactattgaagcagcacgagggcccgaccatcttctggccggatctcgcttcgtgccactattcaaaggacgtgttggagtggtacgaagccaacggggtcaccttcgtgccaaaggaaatgaacccgcccaacgcgccggagcttcgcccaatagagaaatattgagcggttatgaagcaggccctccggaagaacccaaaagttgtcaaatcggaggcggacttcaagagaaaatggatttctgttcaaaaaaaactacaacctgacgttgtacagaaccttatggacggggtaaagaggaaggtgcgagcatacgggcttgggctcgaagtatgaataaaaagaaaatgaaaaaagttgtttaatagtttttattttactgtctaaaattttcaaaaggatcggtctactgagcgaatttctacagcgttttttccgtgatgcaatttgatgtgacacaccctttatatggcgTCGATTTGCAGCCGCTTTTCCAGACCGGTGACCAACGAAGAGACATAAACCATCAAGTTTGTTGTGGTCGAACGTTTCTCACGAATCCATGCTGGTGCTCAACGTCATGTATACTGCCAGTTTTATGTATAGGAGTGATAGTAGTAGTTTTCCAAAAACTTGGGAAAACACCGTCCTTTATGGGACGATTGAAAATGATGGTGACGGGAACGGTTAGCGCGTCGGTACAGTTCTTGACGGAAAACGGAGATAGACGATCAGGTCCCGCGCCTTTGGTTACATCCAATCCCTGCAGTTTGTTCAGCACATCGTCGGCAGAAAAGTTGAAAGGTGCCATATTTAAACTATAACGAGACAAACTATTCAGGTATGCTTCAGACGAAAGTGGTCGGTCATTTCTTAGCACACTGCTGAAGAAAGGCGAAAACAAGTTTGCCGATTCGAGAGGAGTTTCGGCAGAAATTCCTTTGTAGAAGACGTGATGTGGAACTCCTTTTGTCTGTTTTCTACTTCTGACGTACGACCAAAACGATTTGGGATCTTGCTTAATCCTGGTTTCCGTGTGATTCATGTAGCTGCTAAAGCATCGCGCATTCAAAGAGTTATATTCGCTCTCAAGGTCACGAAGCTCAGCTTTGCGTAGTTCACTCCTCGACCGAAAATAGCGTCTCCTAGCTTTGCGGAGACGATTTCGTTGATGCTGCAGCTCGTTGTTCCACCATGTCTGTCTCTTCCCACCGGATCGACGTCGTTTCTTCACAGGGACGACATCACAGACTATTGAAAGCACACGTTGATAAAAAATGGCAACAGCCTTATCGATGTTCCATGCAGTCTTCCATGCACGTTTGTCAAATCATTAATCTGATAGAGACCGCATCCCACAACCAACTCTTTCAGCGCGATTTCTTGCTCGGAGGAAGCATTCACCGGCAACAAAGAGTTTATATCCTCGTCATGCATCCAACACAAGTGGGGTAGATTAGAATCACCTACAACCAATTTGACACTAGAtcacgacgtttcatgcaattttaagacatttggcatcaattttttttcccgaaaaccccgatttcctcccccttgggtgattttttgatttttaaaaaccactctgcgccactctcccttaagtccgattgagctgaaattcggcaaagggtgttttttcgaggtggtgaacattttgcatagagtaactttttggaattttagggtcgattttttcccatgcattcattggcaccctagcgaACACATTTCGAATGTTGTGAACTTACCTTGGAGCGAAACAACGTTTATTGGAGTGTCGAAAAGATGTAAACGAAACGTGCCGGAAGCCGGAGCAcgtcaacaactgaaatcgaATATAAGTAATCCGTGGGTATACAAAAATTGTGATACTTTTAGAACAGCTCTTGTAGCTATAGAGTGATCCACTCTATCCCATTCCATTAAACATTGCCAGAGCCATAGCcggtcagcataagtgagagaccataatgccacaaaaaatctagaattgAATATAcgaacccgcgtaaattcgaaagtcgcgatactttcgAGATGCAATTTTAAACAAATGAATAcagagccaacggtagtcctacgtctaccttgcggttgtatcacagatataacccacttcaagttttttgttgttgctattATTCATTATCACATATGACAATGCTCCAATTATATCTTTGATTTCCCTCGTCTAATTTGCATTTCCCAGCTGTTCACGGACGGTATCACGAACAAGCTGGTCGGATGTTTCAATCAAAACAACAACGTCGACGAGGACGCCGATGGGACCTCGGATGATGTGGTGCTGGTGCGAGTGTATGGCAACAAAACCGACCTGCTGATTGATCGGACAAAGGAAACGGAAAACATTCGCCTGCTCCATCGGTACGGCTTTGCGCCCACGCTCTACGCCACCTTCCGCAATGGACTCGCCTACGAGTATGTCCCCGGAGTAACGCTCACGCCGGAAAGCTGTCGGGAGGAAAGAATCGCTCGGCTAGTGGCCACACGAATGGCCCAGATGCACAAAGTTAAGGATGGATCGATCGGAAACCGGGAACCAATGCTGGAAGCGAAGATCGACCAGTTCCTCAAGCTAATACCGCCGACTTTTAGCGATCCATCAAAGCATTCAAGGTGAGTAGTGATAGCCCATTGCCTCACGTTTTTGTGCGTTGCTCAGACGAAGTTTGCATAGTAAATTAGATGCACTTTGCGAGGCAATGAAAGTGCGCACGCTTACCGTTTATAGCGCAATCATTCGCGCTAGATGGAATTGATTCGATACCTTCATGATGCTGTAAGGTTCATTCCTACTGTACGGGATGTAGAAAAACACCATCTTTAGTGATGAGGTTGCCGTTGAATATGAGTGGAGCTTCATTCTCTTTCTCTCGATTAGTAGGAGAAGGTCTGCGACTCTCACGATCAAGTGTTGCCATATCGATGCTACCTATCGCTGTTTTCAATATTTGTAGGATATCGAAGATATTCCCAAGTGCGGCCCAGTTGAGACGTGACTTTGACGATCTTTACGGTAAATTGCGCCGGCTGGACAGCCCGGTTGTTTTCTGCCATAACGATCTGCTGCTGGGGAATGTCATTTTCAGTTCGGACACGAATCGAGTCACGTTCATCGACTACGAGTACGCGGCGTACAATCATCAGGCTTTCGATATCGGGAATCATTTCACCGAGTTTGCAGGTAGATAGGGCATGATTGACGATTCAGAGACGAGCTTTTTTTAGATGTTTGTTCCATTTTAGGAATCGATGAGATCGATTACGATCGTTATCCAAGCAAGGAATTCCAGCTGCAATGGTTGAGGGTATACCTGGAGGAGTTTAACGGAGAATCATGCACGGAGAGTGATTTGGAAAAGCTTTACGTGCATGTGAATCAGTTTGCGCTGGCTTCGCACTTCCTTTGGGCGGTTTGGGCGCTTATTCAAGCGGAACACTCGAATATTGATTTCGATTTTATTCGGTGAGTATAATTTAATCGTTCATTTTGCTTTGAGAGACTTCAGTTCATGCACATCCAGTCGCTTCTGTAAGTGTAATTAATCGGATGGTGTTGATTTGATTTGGGTGCGACTTCATCACATCGACTATTGCTTAAAATATATTCTTAAACTGACTAAGACGAATTTCAGGCCAACTCGaatggccgttggcagcaccatctcagatagcagtgaaacgttgtgggtgtaaaaacatgggtcatttaagcaactttgcatactcgaaatattcgaaaaataattagactactttttggaaaaagtaatttttttttcttaatttcttaCAAAACGTTATAActgaaaaactatgataccaacaaaattcatgtcaaaggatgcaatgtaggaaattgtttcaattttcatttaaaaaaataccaataacgctgacaaaaaagttattttaaaaattaaaattcatttttctcaaaaacgtattttttgaaaattcccaaaaatatatatgaatagcccttaaaatttccaacaagtcgtccatacatcggaagatgggcacttttagagggaaaaagtttctctaacaacctttttatattttctttgaaaaaaaatacaactgatcctaattttgtttaaagtcaagatagcgatatagtgtattcgacaaagttgtagatcttgttaaaatataaacttttgtcgaagacattaatttctatcttttatagtttttggactataagtcatttttgtttgaagactcctgaaaaaaaaaatgttttgctcgtaattctcacgtttgacatgttcttgacatgtttctaaatagagaaaagttagcagagcatgtaaaatgCGATAgattttacataaaaatgttacaaattaaacattaCTAGTattatttcaaagaaaaaaattaataagttgttgttcgaaaaacttttgctatgtaaatgtgcccatcgtccgatgtatggaaaacttgttggaaactttaagggctatttatatcttttttttttcagaattatcaaaatatttttttttcaatgaaatttttttccaaaaaattctctgacaatttttaatgaaaaccaaaataatttcctacgttCCATTTAGCATATATGTGACTAAAATTTCGTAGGTctaatagatttttttgtagttttttttttaaatttaaaaactataagatctactacaaaaagttggttagagaatgaaatgtaggaaattacttttcattaaaaattatcaaataattttttgaaaaaaattgcattgaaaatattttgaaaattaaaatttatttttcccaaaaacatacgcttttaaaattctgaaaaaaagatataaatagcccttaaaatttccaacaagttttccatacatcgaacgatgggcacatttacatggaaaaagcttttcgaacaacaacttttgacgtaggactacgtctaaccggaagatatagggggtgaaatggaaatctaggcactgaacaagtaggaaaaaatgcaagatttggaacgcttataactcgagcatttctcaatagatcgcaaaggtgtttgcatcaattgataggaaatatatctacgtatctatcataacgaataacatttcatttttcttgagataaataattgaataattgtgaaatatcaagcattgtccaaatgcactatgtgccaaccgtaccgaccaaaacg
Protein-coding sequences here:
- the LOC129774973 gene encoding ethanolamine kinase-like codes for the protein MAEVFKLDLTIDENDVIGGAKEVLNVIRPHWMTDCVRFKLFTDGITNKLVGCFNQNNNVDEDADGTSDDVVLVRVYGNKTDLLIDRTKETENIRLLHRYGFAPTLYATFRNGLAYEYVPGVTLTPESCREERIARLVATRMAQMHKVKDGSIGNREPMLEAKIDQFLKLIPPTFSDPSKHSRISKIFPSAAQLRRDFDDLYGKLRRLDSPVVFCHNDLLLGNVIFSSDTNRVTFIDYEYAAYNHQAFDIGNHFTEFAGIDEIDYDRYPSKEFQLQWLRVYLEEFNGESCTESDLEKLYVHVNQFALASHFLWAVWALIQAEHSNIDFDFIRFGEIRYNEYLRRRDEFLSLAYQN